In a single window of the Euwallacea fornicatus isolate EFF26 chromosome 5, ASM4011564v1, whole genome shotgun sequence genome:
- the Tsf1 gene encoding transferrin, translating into MKPVCVFVLILAISASSVISATRFRRNVRKDYKMCVAEDLLDLCNEMASQETKSTAKIICIPARDRMECIEKIKERQADFLTVDPEDMYVAKNIPNEDFAVFEEIRTKEEPEAEFRYEAVAVIHKDLNINGIEGLKGLNSCHTGIARNVGYKIPLTKLKHKGIIGSLTEPDISPRENELKALSNLFSNACIVGKWSPDPKINLRLKQKYSNLCALCEHPDICDYPDIYSGYDGALRCLAHHGGQVAWTKVIYVRKFFGLPVGITPAKPTNEDPTKFAYLCPDGSRVPATETPCTWAARPWQGYMTNAAVSKSVDELRRKIENLNSIGSKNHAAWMEKILELNDKSAPKENKIISPGDYLDKANYTDVVERDHGPPFKSIRFCVTSDEEKNKCRSLTKASFSRNIRPRFDCVQEKNVHDCMETISEDGADVITLDGGFVDVAIKDFNLKPILAEQYGPTGGTYYAVAVVKRDSHIESFEDLKGKKSCHTGIGRTAGYNAPLYTLVSKGLIRDRNCPYPKALAEFFSGGSCLPGAKDLKYNLDAATSDKLCSLCGGEVDTKNTSTKCNFDQSESYSGYTGAFRCIAEGGGDVAFVKHVTVPGNTDGNNQEAWAKDLKSEDYELLCPDGNRAPVSDYAQCHLAQAPPHMVVTSNEKSDSLVDEIRNALISASTLFTERPDLFKLFGSFNGKKDLLFKDSATGLVSFNGDSEVQKEYSKLLSVVNNCH; encoded by the exons ATGAAGCCGGTGTGTGTCTTCGTTCTTATTCTCGCTATTTCAGCATCGTCTGTTATATCAGCGACCAGATTTAGGAGAAATGTTCGAAAAGACT ATAAAATGTGTGTTGCCGAGGATCTCCTTGACCTCTGCAACGAAATGGCAAGTCAGGAAACCAAGAGTACGGccaaaataatttgtattcCTGCCAGGGACAG GATGGAATGTATTGAAAAGATCAAAGAACGACAGGCTGATTTCTTGACTGTCGATCCTGAGGATATGTATgtggcaaaaaatattcctaaTGAAGATTTTGCGGTGTTTGAGGAAATCCGCACTAAGGAAGAGCCAGAAG cCGAATTTCGCTATGAAGCTGTAGCAGTAATCCACAAAGATCTCAATATTAATGGCATAGAAGGCCTTAAAGGTCTAAACTCTTGTCATACTGGGATAGCAAGGAATGTGGGGTACAAAATCCCTCTTACGAAGCTCAAACACAAAGGCATTATAGGCAGTTTGACTGAACCAGACATATCTCCAAGGGAAAACGAGTTGAAGGCTCTTTCCAATCTCTTCAGCAACGCCTGTATTGTAGGCAAATGGTCTCCGGACCCCAAAATCAATTTGAGACTCA AGCAGAAATACTCAAATCTTTGCGCGCTCTGTGAACACCCCGACATATGCGATTATCCGGATATCTATTCTGGGTACGATGGAGCATTGAGATGTTTGGCTCACCATGGTGGTCAAGTTGCATGGACAAAAGTCATATACGTTAGGAAGTTCTTTGGG CTTCCAGTAGGGATTACCCCAGCCAAACCAACGAATGAAGACCCCACTAAATTTGCTTACCTTTGCCCGGATGGTAGCAGAGTTCCTGCAACAGAAACTCCTTGTACGTGGGCTGCTAGGCCTTGGCAAGGCTATATGACCAATGCAGCTGTTTCCAAATCTGTTGACGAATTGAGGAGGAAGATTGAGAATTTGAACAGTATTGGAAGTAAAAATCATGCAGCTTGGATGGAGAAAATTTTGGAGCTGAACGATAAGAGCGCACCTAAGGAAAATAAGATTATATCTCCTGGAGACTACCTGGATAAGGCCAATTATACAGATGTCGTGGAGAGAGATCATGGACCACCATTCAAGAGTATTAGATTTTGCGTGACGTCGGACGAGGAGAAAAACAAGTGTCGCTCACTAACTAAAGCCTCATTTTCCAGAAACATCAGACCCCGATTCGATTGTGTCCAAGAAAAGAATGTCCATGATTGCATGGAAACCATCAGCGAAGACGGGGCTGATGTTATCACTTTAGATG GAGGTTTCGTGGATGTGGCAATAAAGGATTTCAACCTCAAACCCATCCTGGCAGAGCAATATGGACCGACGGGTGGTACCTACTACGCAGTGGCCGTAGTGAAACGAGACTCTCATATTGAgagttttgaagatttaaaGGGCAAGAAATCTTGCCATACAGGAATAGGCCGGACTGCAGGTTATAATGCCCCACTCTACACCTTGGTATCCAAAGGGCTAATCAGAGACAGAAATTGTCCTTATCCTAAGGCTTTAGCTGAGTTTTTCAGTGGCGGCAGTTGCTTACCTGGTGCTAAAGATTTGAA ATATAACCTGGATGCAGCCACATCCGACAAACTTTGTTCACTTTGTGGAGGTGAAGTAGACACGAAGAACACGTCCACTAAGTGCAATTTTGACCAATCTGAGTCTTACAGCGGTTACACCGGTGCCTTTAGATGTATTGCCGAAGGAGGAGGCGATGTAGCTTTCGTCAAGCATGTCACTGTTCCTGGAAATactg ATGGCAACAACCAAGAGGCGTGGGCCAAAGACCTGAAGTCTGAGGACTATGAGCTTTTATGTCCTGACGGAAATAGAGCTCCGGTATCTGATTACGCACAGTGTCACTTAGCGCAAGCCCCTCCTCATATG GTAGTGACATCAAATGAAAAATCCGACTCTTTGGTAGACGAAATACGGAACGCTTTGATCTCAGCGAGCACTCTGTTCACAGAGAGACCTGATTTGTTCAAGTTATTTGGTTCGTTCAATGGCAAAAAAGACTTACTTTTCAAG GACTCCGCGACTGGTCTTGTATCGTTTAATGGTGATTCGGAGGTGCAGAAAGAATATTCCAAACTACTATCGGTGGTCAATAATTGCCATTAA